One Novosphingobium sp. G106 DNA segment encodes these proteins:
- a CDS encoding cupin domain-containing protein codes for MRPDNEQDTVAETEVATGYTFTRANQGVPHHPRSQRAAEDPDFQPHPAVVRGLKLFGESGSGGAAAQTLLSQPNLHVSYVWFKSGFPLPLHSHDTDCYYLIVAGSMKVGTEFLGKGDGVLIPAGAPYTVNPGEDGVEFLEMRTSPDYDTHYRSKSDVYWDRIAEMQRAGGERWATEKQPYGLIPL; via the coding sequence ATGAGACCGGACAACGAGCAAGACACCGTGGCCGAAACGGAAGTGGCCACAGGCTACACGTTCACTCGCGCAAACCAGGGCGTGCCTCACCATCCGCGAAGCCAGCGCGCTGCGGAGGATCCCGATTTCCAGCCGCACCCGGCCGTTGTACGAGGTCTCAAGCTGTTCGGCGAGAGTGGGAGCGGGGGCGCTGCGGCTCAGACTTTGCTTAGCCAGCCCAACCTCCACGTATCGTACGTGTGGTTCAAGAGCGGCTTTCCGCTACCGCTGCACAGTCACGACACCGACTGCTATTACCTGATCGTTGCAGGTTCGATGAAGGTCGGCACCGAGTTTCTCGGCAAGGGAGACGGCGTCCTGATTCCGGCCGGCGCCCCCTATACGGTAAACCCGGGCGAGGACGGCGTAGAGTTTCTCGAGATGCGGACATCGCCAGATTACGACACGCATTACCGCAGCAAATCTGATGTCTATTGGGACCGAATTGCTGAAATGCAGCGCGCTGGCGGCGAAAGATGGGCGACGGAAAAGCAACCATACGGTCTAATTCCGCTGTGA
- a CDS encoding amidohydrolase family protein: protein MMPHSIRSGGACVDNNMAVTIHLGARIARPGQFKFLPNMVMSKLCMAEPIAIMIFGGVFDRFPDLRYGTIESGSGWAAFAAEYMDGIYESQRHWLKLELAMPPSEYFDRNVYTSFIRDREGIRNRSLPGGRNMMWSTDYPHSETTWPDSRKVLDWQFEGLREDEVRPIVHDNALRFYGLN, encoded by the coding sequence ATGATGCCGCATTCGATCCGTTCTGGGGGGGCCTGTGTCGACAACAACATGGCCGTCACCATCCATCTCGGCGCCCGTATTGCCCGGCCAGGCCAATTCAAATTTCTGCCGAATATGGTGATGAGCAAACTCTGTATGGCAGAGCCTATTGCCATCATGATCTTCGGCGGCGTGTTCGACCGCTTTCCGGATTTGCGATACGGTACAATTGAAAGTGGGTCAGGCTGGGCAGCTTTTGCCGCCGAGTACATGGATGGTATCTACGAGAGTCAGCGCCACTGGTTGAAACTCGAGCTGGCGATGCCGCCCAGCGAATATTTCGATCGTAACGTCTACACGTCTTTTATCCGTGACCGTGAAGGCATTCGCAATCGCTCGCTTCCTGGCGGACGAAACATGATGTGGTCGACCGACTACCCTCATTCCGAAACCACCTGGCCAGATTCTCGCAAGGTACTGGACTGGCAGTTCGAAGGTTTGCGCGAAGACGAGGTACGTCCGATCGTCCACGATAACGCTTTGCGATTCTACGGCCTGAATTGA
- a CDS encoding amidohydrolase family protein: MDYDLIVRGGMVIDGTGLPRRRVDLAVKNGRVVRIGRLDHMGAVEEIDATGMIVAPGIVDAHTHYDPQITFDPYATMSCFHGVTTVLAGNCGFSAAPTKAEDREFIQGVFAKVEDMNPIALSGVAWESFETFPEFLASLENRLGINFACYVGHSNVRRWVMGEAAIERAASANEIADMCAIVAEAMEAGAAGFSTSLSPTQNDIHGRPVPSRFADRDEVVALAEAAGRSGSGSICFLPAGTTRGLNDEDYDLIIEIGQRSGLPVVIQGLGARSKTDVPGSGWDDAVKVLDRAQAQGAPFYSMLIARPFDRQVAFDETNHHWQAVPTWQAMTRMPIEQRRALLRDPAAREEMRFAVENQNRAPDKGTTLPAPQWQVVFVEASSSLPFEQHQGRSIAEMANAQGVAPGDFALDLALADDFATKLRWRMDSTEWSDAVRKSQVDPRIIVGTSDGGAHLAKDDQADWSSYFLATWVRERKVWTLEEGIRQLTQVPAAILGFHDRGTLRVGGYADIMIFDEASIGPLRKEFVHDLPGGVGRYKAIGKGVKATIVNGRPIVMDGELTSELPGSLVRPS; encoded by the coding sequence ATGGACTACGACCTGATCGTGCGCGGTGGCATGGTAATCGACGGCACCGGACTTCCCCGTCGCCGGGTCGACTTGGCAGTGAAAAATGGTCGCGTGGTCCGGATCGGCCGGCTGGATCATATGGGAGCGGTCGAGGAGATCGACGCTACAGGTATGATAGTCGCGCCCGGCATCGTCGACGCGCACACGCACTACGATCCGCAAATCACGTTCGACCCTTATGCCACCATGTCCTGCTTCCATGGGGTGACAACTGTTCTTGCCGGCAATTGTGGTTTTTCCGCCGCACCCACGAAGGCTGAGGATCGCGAATTTATCCAAGGCGTGTTCGCCAAGGTCGAGGACATGAACCCTATCGCGCTTTCCGGCGTGGCTTGGGAAAGCTTCGAGACTTTCCCTGAATTTCTCGCGTCGCTGGAAAACAGGCTGGGCATTAATTTTGCCTGCTATGTTGGCCACTCGAATGTACGTCGTTGGGTCATGGGCGAGGCCGCAATTGAACGTGCAGCTTCTGCCAACGAGATCGCCGATATGTGCGCAATCGTCGCGGAAGCAATGGAGGCCGGTGCTGCCGGATTTTCGACCTCATTGTCACCTACCCAGAACGACATTCACGGCAGGCCTGTGCCCTCGCGCTTCGCCGACCGCGACGAAGTGGTCGCACTGGCAGAGGCGGCAGGACGCTCCGGGTCGGGCTCCATCTGCTTTTTGCCCGCCGGAACAACGCGCGGCCTAAACGACGAGGACTATGATCTGATCATCGAGATCGGTCAGCGCTCAGGCCTCCCGGTCGTGATCCAAGGGCTCGGCGCGCGCAGCAAGACTGACGTACCTGGGAGCGGCTGGGACGATGCGGTGAAGGTTCTCGACCGCGCTCAGGCGCAAGGCGCGCCGTTCTACTCCATGCTGATAGCGCGTCCCTTCGACCGACAGGTGGCCTTTGATGAGACCAATCATCACTGGCAAGCTGTGCCGACCTGGCAGGCAATGACCCGTATGCCGATCGAGCAGCGCCGCGCGCTGCTGAGAGATCCGGCGGCCCGTGAAGAGATGCGCTTTGCGGTGGAGAATCAGAACCGCGCCCCAGACAAGGGAACCACCCTGCCCGCGCCTCAATGGCAGGTAGTGTTTGTTGAAGCCTCATCATCGCTTCCCTTCGAGCAGCATCAAGGGCGCAGCATTGCAGAGATGGCCAATGCACAAGGCGTTGCGCCTGGCGATTTCGCGCTCGACCTCGCCCTGGCCGACGACTTTGCGACAAAGCTTCGTTGGCGGATGGACAGCACCGAGTGGTCCGATGCCGTCCGTAAATCTCAGGTGGACCCGCGGATAATAGTCGGCACATCAGACGGTGGCGCCCACCTTGCCAAGGACGATCAGGCGGACTGGAGTTCCTATTTTCTCGCAACCTGGGTGCGCGAGCGGAAAGTGTGGACGCTTGAGGAAGGAATTCGCCAACTTACCCAGGTTCCGGCAGCCATCCTCGGCTTCCATGACCGCGGAACATTGCGTGTGGGCGGGTATGCCGACATCATGATCTTCGACGAGGCCAGCATCGGGCCGCTGCGCAAAGAATTCGTGCACGACCTTCCCGGCGGCGTCGGCCGCTACAAGGCCATCGGCAAGGGCGTGAAGGCAACCATCGTCAACGGTCGACCGATCGTTATGGACGGTGAGTTGACGAGCGAACTGCCTGGGTCGCTCGTCAGACCGTCGTGA
- a CDS encoding HAMP domain-containing sensor histidine kinase: MHNLWRSAAYRIAFGYAAAFAFAILLLGTAIFFVADAEFRQQRDGVLSEEMEDLANEGLGRRLIHELEERGRLRTRQDFAYALFDRAGRRIGGSLDIPRPPIGYSLVQFRDLAGEWEEGRAKAMALSDGSRLVVALDLEAVDAIDRTILAVFAVTFIAILVIGVGAALMLGRYLRTRLGSISRTARAIVAGEGERRIAVGKHGDEFDEVSLALNAMLDRIDGLMENLRQVSSDVAHDLRKPLLRLRNQLDLVGNVEGAEQRAIELLDEILRLFTAILRIAEVEGGGLENYMVRVDLSTDVDNITSGYASAFADSGHFFDWTIAPDIAVWGDRGILVQSVANLLDNARIHTPRGTSVRLELMGEDGTACLTISDNGPGVSPSERPQLLRRFFRAEASRTTPGNGLGLTLVAAAASAHGGTIAVEDTGPGLRIAVTLPRLVP, encoded by the coding sequence ATGCATAACCTCTGGCGGAGCGCAGCATACCGCATCGCCTTCGGTTACGCTGCCGCCTTCGCATTTGCGATTCTACTGCTGGGCACGGCCATCTTCTTCGTCGCCGATGCCGAGTTCCGCCAGCAACGCGACGGGGTGTTGTCTGAGGAGATGGAAGACCTTGCGAACGAAGGCCTGGGCCGGCGATTGATCCATGAGCTAGAGGAGCGCGGCCGACTGCGCACGAGGCAGGATTTCGCCTATGCGCTGTTCGATCGCGCCGGGCGCAGGATCGGCGGCAGCCTCGATATCCCCCGGCCGCCTATCGGCTACAGCCTCGTCCAATTCCGTGATCTGGCGGGAGAGTGGGAGGAAGGTCGCGCAAAGGCCATGGCGCTCAGCGATGGCAGCCGGCTGGTCGTCGCGCTCGATCTGGAAGCGGTCGACGCAATCGACCGAACGATCCTGGCGGTCTTTGCAGTGACCTTCATTGCGATTCTTGTCATTGGCGTGGGTGCGGCGCTGATGCTGGGGCGCTATCTGCGCACGCGGCTCGGCAGCATAAGCCGGACCGCGCGCGCGATCGTGGCGGGCGAAGGCGAGCGGCGCATTGCGGTCGGCAAGCACGGCGACGAATTCGATGAGGTTTCGCTCGCCCTCAACGCCATGCTCGACCGGATCGACGGCCTGATGGAGAACCTGCGGCAGGTATCGAGCGACGTCGCGCACGATCTGCGCAAGCCGCTATTGCGCCTGCGCAACCAGCTCGATCTCGTCGGCAATGTCGAAGGCGCCGAGCAACGCGCGATCGAACTGCTCGATGAGATTCTCAGGCTGTTCACCGCCATTTTGCGCATCGCCGAAGTCGAGGGCGGCGGACTGGAGAACTACATGGTTCGGGTCGACCTCAGCACCGATGTCGACAATATCACCAGCGGCTATGCATCGGCTTTCGCCGACAGCGGCCATTTCTTCGACTGGACGATCGCGCCCGATATCGCAGTGTGGGGCGACCGTGGAATTCTCGTCCAGAGCGTGGCCAATCTGCTCGACAACGCCCGGATCCATACACCGCGCGGTACCTCCGTCCGTCTGGAACTCATGGGAGAGGATGGCACTGCCTGCCTGACCATCAGTGACAACGGCCCGGGCGTCTCACCTTCCGAACGCCCGCAATTGCTGCGCCGCTTCTTTCGCGCCGAGGCTAGCCGGACGACGCCTGGAAACGGACTAGGCCTAACTCTCGTCGCAGCTGCAGCCTCTGCTCACGGTGGCACGATTGCCGTCGAGGATACAGGTCCCGGCCTGCGCATTGCTGTCACGCTGCCGCGGCTCGTCCCATGA